One Candidatus Omnitrophota bacterium genomic window, AAGTGATTAAAGACTCCTTCGATTACGAGGGGCCAATTCTCTTTGGCGATCATCATGAAAGCCATGCAGCTAGCGCTTTCTATCCCTCGCCTTTCCAGGAAGCCGCGTTTCTGACGATTGACGGCGTGGGAGAATGGTCGACAACGACTTACGGCTGGGGACGCGGTTCCGAGTTGAAGGTCTTGGGGGAGACGCGCTTTCCCCATTCGTTGGGATTGCTCTATTCCGCCTTCACCTATTACACCGGCTTCAAAGTCAATTCCGGGGAATATAAAGTCATGGGCCTGGCGCCTTACGGGGAGCCGAAATACGTAAAGACCATACTGGACGAGCTGCTCGATCTGAAAGAAGACGGATCGTTCCGGATGAATATGGAGTATTTCAATTACCTGTCCGGCCTCACCATGACCAGCGAGAATTTCGACAAACTTTTCGGCGGACCGCCGCGCCAGCCGGAAAGTTTGGTAACGCAAAAAGAGATGGACCTCGCCCGTTCGGTGCAGGAAGTGACGGAAGAGATCATGATGCGCATGGCTCGCCATGTCCACAAAGAGACGGGGATGAAAAACCTTTGCCTAGCGGGCGGCGTGGCGTTGAATTGCGTGGCCAACGGCAAGATTTTACGCGAAGGCCCCTTCGAATCCATCTGGATCCAACCGGCGGCGGGAGACGCGGGCGGGGCGTTAGGCGTGGCGCTAAGCGTTTACCACCGCTATCTTAACCATCCGCAGCCGTCCAAAAATGGGCGCGACCTGATGCGCGCGGCGCTATTGGGTCCCATGCACTCGGACGAGGAGATTAGGCAGTTTCTCGATCGGCATGGCTATCCTTATAAGGAAGTTACGGAAGAGGAACTCGCCGTTCGGGGAGCGGAGTTGCTCATGAACGAAAATGTCGTGGGCTGGTTCCAGGGACGCATGGAATTCGGTCCCCGCGCCTTGGGAAGCCGCAGCATTCTGGGCGACGCCCGTTCGCCGCGAATGCAATCCAAGATGAATCTGAAGATCAAGTTCAGGGAATCGTTCCGCCCCTTCGCGCCGGTGGTGCTGAGGGAGAAAGTGAACGACTATTTCGAGATGGATGTGGAATCTCCCTATATGCTGCTGGTGGCGCAGGTGCAGAAATCCCGCCTCATCCCCATGACGGAGGAACAGAAAAAACTCTTCGGCATCGAGAAATTGAATATCCCCCGCTCCGACATTCCGGCCATCACTCATATCGATTACTCCGCGAGAGTGCAGACGGTCGCCCGCGAAGACAATCCGCGCTACTACGATCTCATCAAGGCGTTCGAAGCGAAAACGGGCTGCGCCGTGCTGGTCAATACCTCGTTCAACGTGCGCGGCGAACCAATCGTATGCGCGCCGGAAGACGCTTACCGCTGCTTCATGCGGACGGAGATGGATTATCTTATCATGGGGCGTTGCATCATCGACAAACGCGAACAACCCGCTTGGGCCAACGACGCCGACTGGAGGAAGGAATTCGCTCTTGATTAAACCAAACCTGGATCTTAGCGCTAAAGACTTGAGAAAATTCGGATGCTTGATGGCGGGCGTAATCGCTCTCCTAAGCCTGATCGCCGTTTGGCGGGAACACTGGATGACCGCCTATTTTTTGTGGACGATCGCGGGAGTAGTATTTTTGCTTCCCGCTTTGGTTTTCCCCGAGAATCTGCGGACTGTTTATAAGTATTGGATGAAATTTGCTTTATTCCTGGGATGGCTCAATTCGCGAATTATCCTTTTTCTTATTTTTTTCTTTATGTTTATCCCCATTTCCGTTATTCAAAGAATTATTGGCCGCGATCCAATGCATCGAATTTTCGAACCGGAAGCAAAAAGCTATTGGATCGATCGCTCCCAGGAAAAATACAATCCCAAGCATTTCGAACGCCAATTCTGATTTTTTAGAAGATGGGTTGAGAAGGCGGCCCGCTTGATTCTTTATAAAACTTATTAAATCATGTTACGCACGATGGGAATTTAAATGAATCTCTTCCTATCGTCGTTAGAATCACGAAAACACGAAATGAAAAAGAAAAACACGAAAAAGGAATCCCTTCATAAACCCGCCGTTAAAACGGCTGGCTATTGTCGTTT contains:
- a CDS encoding SxtJ family membrane protein, which codes for MIKPNLDLSAKDLRKFGCLMAGVIALLSLIAVWREHWMTAYFLWTIAGVVFLLPALVFPENLRTVYKYWMKFALFLGWLNSRIILFLIFFFMFIPISVIQRIIGRDPMHRIFEPEAKSYWIDRSQEKYNPKHFERQF
- a CDS encoding carbamoyltransferase, with the protein product MNILGISAFYHDSAACLIKDGEIAAAAQEERFTRKKHDASFPTHAIKACMKSAGVSKDQLDYVAFYDKPFVKFERILETYLSVAPAGFQSFLMAIPLWLQEKLWLPKVIKDSFDYEGPILFGDHHESHAASAFYPSPFQEAAFLTIDGVGEWSTTTYGWGRGSELKVLGETRFPHSLGLLYSAFTYYTGFKVNSGEYKVMGLAPYGEPKYVKTILDELLDLKEDGSFRMNMEYFNYLSGLTMTSENFDKLFGGPPRQPESLVTQKEMDLARSVQEVTEEIMMRMARHVHKETGMKNLCLAGGVALNCVANGKILREGPFESIWIQPAAGDAGGALGVALSVYHRYLNHPQPSKNGRDLMRAALLGPMHSDEEIRQFLDRHGYPYKEVTEEELAVRGAELLMNENVVGWFQGRMEFGPRALGSRSILGDARSPRMQSKMNLKIKFRESFRPFAPVVLREKVNDYFEMDVESPYMLLVAQVQKSRLIPMTEEQKKLFGIEKLNIPRSDIPAITHIDYSARVQTVAREDNPRYYDLIKAFEAKTGCAVLVNTSFNVRGEPIVCAPEDAYRCFMRTEMDYLIMGRCIIDKREQPAWANDADWRKEFALD